The DNA sequence AGGCCAGAGACGTATTCAAAATTAAGCCCGGAGATATGTTAGTTGTTTTAGGGGATGAAGAACCGGAACATCCGGGAATTGCACTGATGAAAGAAGATTTTTTTCTGGGTATTGCTCAATTATTCAAAACTGCTTTGAATATGGCAGATACACAAGACGGAAAGGAGAAAAAATAATGGAAGCTGTATTGAGCGTCCAGAGTATCAATAAGCACTACCCCGGATTTGCTCTGGAAAATGTCAGCTTTTCTCTTGCGCCTAACCGTATTATGGGGCTGATTGGTAAAAACGGAGCGGGGAAAAGTACAACCTTAAAGGCTATTCTCAACATGGTGTCGCCAGAAAGTGGGAATGTCACCATGTTCCAAAAGAATTTCTATCAGTATGAAAAAGAGTGCAAGCAACGCATAGGCGTTGTGTTTGGTGGGATTGACTTTTATCCGTTGAAGAAGCTCTCTACTATTACGGCTGTTACTCAAAAATTTTACACGGACTGGGATGAGGAGCAGTATCAAAAATATATCAAGCGTTTTGCTTTGAATGAAAGTAAAAAATTCAAAGAACTTTCAAACGGAATGAAAGTAAAATACCTGCTTGCACTGGCATTGTCCCATCATGCCGAGTTACTGATTTTGGATGAACCGACTTCTGGTCTGGACCCGGTATCCCGTGAGGAATTGCTTCATATTTTTCGGCAAATTGTGAAAAACGAAAAATGTTCTATTCTGTTTTCTACACATATTACTTCTGATTTGGATAGATGTACAGATGATATTACCTATATTCAGAATGGGCGGGTATTGCAAAGCGCAGATAAAGATACATTTTTGCGTTCCTTTGAGCATTTGAAAACCCCAGATGATTCGGGGCCGCTCACTTTGGAAGAAATTATGCTGCGTACAGAAAGGAGTGAATGGGACGATGACATTACTGTATAAGGAAATGAGGCTTGTAGCCCATCCAACCTCAATTGTTTTTGCCTTTTTAGGCTGTCTTGTTCTGGTGCCATCCTATCCTTACAGTGTAATTTTTATGTTTGGCTGTTTAGCACCTTACATCACTTTTTTGAATGCGCGAGAAACAAATGATGTCTGGTACACAGCCGTTTTACCAGTAACAAAACGGGAAAGTGTTCTGGGGAAATGCCTGCTTGTCGTTTTCTTTCAGCTATTTCAACTGCTTTTCTCTATCCCGTTTGCACTTTTGCGAAATACCATGAATATAGCAAATAACCCCGTAGGTTTAGACGCAACCGTTGCATGGTATGGTTTTGGATTTATCTTATATGCGGTGTTCGACTTGGTATTTCTCACGGCATTTTATAAAAGCGGCTACAAAGTCGGAAAATCATTTATCCTTGCAGCAATTCCTATGGTTTTTCTCATGGTAGCGATAGAAGCCACTTCCTACATCCCCGCGCTTGTTTGGATGGATAGCTACCAGCCAGAGCATTTGCTGATACAGTTGCCGATTTTAATAGTCGGGATTGTCTGCTATGGCGTATTTGTTCCATTAGCGTATCGAATTTCCGCAAAACGTTTTGAAAAAGTTGATTTGTAAAATCGAAATATTAGCAAAGCCAGCCGAGCCAGTCAACGGTCAAGATGAACGGCGCATATGCACCCGCCGTTGACAGCCCCGCCCGCCTTTGATGGCAGGCGATCAAAGGACGACAGCAATGAGTGCTGCTACAACATATAAAATTTATGAAAAGTGCAATAAGATTCTGCAAAATCAAAATATGCAATTTAAATCGTTAAGCGGCGGCTTTGCAGAACACCTCAAAGTCGCCGCTTCTATATATCATATTCTTTTATACCTGTATCTCCGTTCCATCCTTGAATGTCACTCGGATATCCTTCTCACTGTAAACCGTCACGAAATCCACCAGGCTTGACCACAGCCGCTCATCAAACTGTGTAACCGGCTCCTGTGTCTCCACCGTGTGCAGAAACTGCTCCAGCAGCTTCTTTCGGTCGGCTTTGTCGGCAATCGCCTGAGTCACTTCATCGAACCGCGTCTTGACCGTTTCATAACGGCTGACCAGCCCATTGTATCGCTCGGTATATTCATCCTGGTCGAGAGCCGTCCGGGCGTTCTCTGCCACGCACCGTTCCACCAGCCCCACCACAACCTCCAGTTCTTCCTTCAGTTCTGCCTGACGCTTTTCCAGTTCTGTGCTGTCGCACAGCATGACAATGACCATCCGCGTATTGGCGGTCAGCTCATCTCTCTCTGACAGCAGGATATTGGTCGCCCGGACAAAAGCACCCTTGACCTGTTTCTCTGTGACGTGGGGCGTGCCGCAGGTCTTGCCGCCCTTATACTTATGGTTGCACTGATAGATAACTCGGCGGTATTTATCTGTGGAGTGCCATACCTTCGAGCCGTACCAACATCCGCATTCGCCGCATTTGATCTTGGAGGAAAACATACTCACGCCGCTGTAGCGGTGCTTATCCTTCATCCGCCGCGCCATCTCCGCCTGGACATAGTCGAAGGTGGCAGGATCGATGATGGCTTCGTGGTTGCCCTCCACATAGTACTGCGGGACCTCGCCCTCGTTCTTTTTTGTTTTCTTCTGGAGGAAGTCCACCGTGAACTCCTTCTGCAGGAGCGCATCGCCTTTGTACTTTTCATTAGTAAGGATGCTGCGGACGGTGCTTTGGCTCCAGACTGCCTTGCCGCCCGGAGTCGGCAGTTTCCGCTCCGTCAGCTCCTTTGCGATGGCGTGGCAGGTCAGGCCATCCAGAAATAACTTGTAAATCAGCTTGACGGTCTTTGCCTGTTCCTGATTGACCACAAAGCCGCCGTTGGGACCCCGGTCGTACCCCAGGAACCGCTTGTAAGCCACGCTTGCCTTGCCATCGGCGAACCGCTTCCGCTGACCCCAGGTGGTGTTCTCCGAAATGCTCCGGCTCTCCTCCTGGGCAAGGCTGGACATGATTGTGATGAGCAGTTCTCCCTTGGCATCCAGCGTCCAGATGTTTTCCTTCTCAAAGTAGATTTCCACACCCTTTTCCTTCAGCGTCCGCACGGTGGTCAGGCTGTCCACTGTATTTCTGGCAAATCGGCTGACACTTTTTGTTACTATGAGGTCGATCTTCCCGGCAAGGGCATCCGCCACCATCGCCTTGAAGCCCTCGCGCCGCTTGGTATTGGTCGCAGAAATCCCTTCGTCCGTGTAGATAGCAACAAACTCCCAATCGTCCCGCCCCTTGATGTAATTCGTGTAATAGTCCACCTGCGCTTCGTAGCTGGTGACCTGGTCTTCGTGGTCGGTGGAGACGCGGGCATAACCGGCGACACGGCGTTTCCGCTTGCTGCCAATAGGAACGGCAGTATATTTGGTGATGGTCGCCGGAATCGCCGTTACTTTTCTCTGCGCCATTTGTCTCCACGCTCCTTCCGTAATTGCTTCATGTGTTCGCTCATCTGCCGGCGCCGCTCTGGCGTATAGGCGCCCTTAATGGATTCCTTAAATTTTGCCCTCTGCTCCTCAGTCCAAGGCCGCCCCACGCGTTCCGGCGGCTGCCAGTTGCGGCTTACGGTTCTGCCATCCTTAAAACAGAAGCGGAGTTCTGAAGAGGAAAGCACCTCAACTCGGTCGATCTTCTCACGAAAAGCGGCGGCGTCAAACGCATCCAGCCCAAGTACCTCTGCGGCCATCTGTTCCAGCAAATCCTCCCGCAGGCTGGGGGAATCGCAACCGTTATGCTCTGCGCACCGCCAGTGGCTGACCTTGCTGCCATCTTTGCAGTTCCGTGTTGCCTTGCGGAAATTACAGCCGCAGGATACGCACTTTATCTTCCCCGTGAAGCAGGATGCACCGATGGGATTCGTGCCGTTCTTGCGCCGTTTCATGGACACTTCAGCACGCCGCTCCGGTGTCCAGCAGTCCCGATGCCCCGTGTTCAGGCAGTCCTTTGTTACCACATTGCCGTCCGCCATGTGAAACTCCAGCGTATAGCGTTCTGGCACATCGATATGGTCCACCTTTTCCAAAAAGATAGCTTCATCAAATTCATCAAGCCCCAGAACTTCCGTACAGACTTTAACCATGTTTTTGTGGTTGATGGTGCCGCCCACAGGACAGCCGGTTCCTTTCTTCTTTTTCTTCTTGCTGCCACAGTTCCAGAACTCCATATCGCCACGGTCTGTCCGCTTGTTGTGCATATAGCTCTGACCGCAGTATGGGCATTTGATTTTTCCTGTAAAGCAGGATGTGTTCAGACTCTTATTTGCCAGTGCGCCAAGTTCCCTGCGCCTTGCCATCTCCTCCTGCACAAAGTCAAAAGTGGCCTTGTCGATTATGGCAGGATGGGTGTCCTCCACATAGTACTGCGGAAGTTCCCCTCGGTTCTTTTTCCGCTGCTTGGAGATTGGGTCGGAGATAAACTCCTTTTGCAGGAGCAGGTTCCCCGTGTAGGTCACATTGGTCAGTACCACCTTGATGTTGGAATCTACCCAACGGCAGCCGTCCCTGGTTGTGATGCCCTCGGCAGCAAGCTCCCGCTCGGTTTCCAGCCTGGATTTCCCGTCCAGGAAGTTCCGGAAGATTCTCTTTACAACCTCCGCTTCCTCTGGCACGATGACCAGTTCATCGCCCTCCCATCGATAACCGTAGATGCGGAAGTGGCCGTTTGGGATGCCGTTTTGCATCCTTTTTCGGATGCCCCATTTCACATTGTCGGAAATGCTGCGGCTCTCCTCCTGGGCAAAGGACGCCAGGATGGTCAGCATCAGTTCGCCGTCCCCATCCATCGAGCGTATGCGTTCTTTCTCGAACTGCACCTCAACGCCTAAATCCTTCAAATGCCGCACCGTTTCCAGAAGATCCACCGTATTCCTGGCAAACCGTGAAATGCTCTTTGTCAGGATGATGTCTATCTTGCCTGCCTCGCAGTCGGCAAGCATCCGTTTGAACTCATCGCGCTTTACCGTGTTGGTACCGGAAATAAAATCATCTGCATAGACCCCGGCATACTCCCAGTCTGGGTTCTTCTGGATCAGCCCGCTGTAGTAGCTCACCTGTGCGGAAAGGGAGTGGAGCATCCGTTCCGACTGCATGGACACTCTGGCGTAAGCGGCTACCTTCTTCTTTTCCCGGATGGCGGGTACAGCCGCTTCGATTTTTCTTAAATTCGGCATGAAATCACGCTCCTTTCCGCTACTATACATCACTCTAAAAGGCTGTAAAGTCAACAGATTTCAGAGAATAATGTGCCGAAAAGAGGGCGGTATTTTGCCAGGAACATTGTATCAATCTGACGGTACTCTTCCTCGGTGATAAGCCCCTCCGCAAGCATCTTTCTGACCATGCTCATGGTCGCCTGGTAGAGCTTTTCCTGTCTCATCTGCTCCTTACTCATCCGCGCCACCTCCGAACCGGTGCCGGATGTAGCACGCATGGCTGCAGTACTTCCTCGCCGCCTGTCCATAGACAGAAAAAGTCTTACCGCAGCCGGCACAGGTGACCTCCCGAATCACCCTGCGGTCAACCTTATCCAGATGGGCGTTCCACCATTTGTTCCTGCACTTGTCAGAGCAGAACTTCTTTTCCTTCCGGCCGGCGTTCTGCGCCACAGGCGTTCCGCAGCAAAGGCACTGATGCTCGTCCGCTCCAGTGACCGGCTTATCCTCTTTCTGTGCGTTCCTGCGGCAGAAGGATTTTACTGTATTTTCTGAGATCCCGACTTTCCGGGCGATTGCTCCATAGCCCATGCCCTGCGCCCGGAGAGAGGACACGATCATTCTCTGTTCGTTCGTCACCGCTGTCCCTCCAATCTGTAACCTTCTATTTCTGAAAGGACAGAAACCGGGAATTTCAGCGGATAAAAAAAGACCCGTGCGCAGCCGACCATAGAGAGCCGATTGCACACGGGTTTTTTTGTTTCCTTATTCGGTTTTCACTGCATAGTCCAGAGAAATCCATCCCGCGCCGGACTTCAGCCGTCCCCAGCCAGCAGAGGACCCCTGGCCGGACTGAACCTCCACAATGGTAAACACGCCCTTGCCGGTAAACTTACCGGTCTTGGCATAGTCCGTCCCTGGCCCTTTGCGGATGTTCAAATCGGAGATACTGACCTTGACGGTAAACGGCACATCCGGTGCCGTCTGCGTTGATGTGTTCGGTGTGTAGATGTTTACACCGTTATTATCGAACACGCTATATCCCGGATTGGCATCAGCGCACTTCTTGGCATTAGAGAGGATTTTGTATGCGCCTTTCTGCGATTTGCTGTCAGACCATGCCTTACGGACACGGTAATAGCCCTCTGTCAGCTTTTCAGGATACTCAGTCTCGGTGCCCTCGGATGCCCCGCCGCCAAGCTGTGCTGTGACCTTTGCGGCAAGATCACCCATCCGGGCATACATCCAACTGCCCGGACAGGACTTGTTGGCAAACCAGCGATGAACAGTCAGCACCATCTCATCAGACTTCGGCTCATAACTGAGTGTCTTATCCTTATCACCCAGCCAGAGGAGCTTTTTCTTGCCGTTGCGCTTGCAGATATCCACGCAGAGCTTAATGAGCGTCTGGTAGACCACATCCTTAAAGGCATACGGCTCTGTGGTATCGGACGCGCACTCGATGGTGACCGCCCGCTGGTCGTTGGCGCTGGAGGAGGAACACCAGGAGCGGTTTTTCTCCTCCACATACATTCCCACACGACCGTCCACGCCGATGCCATAGTTGCAGCTTGCCTGTCTGGAAGTCGGCAAGAAGATATTGCCCAGCGTCTCCACCGAGCATTGCCCCACCACGCAGTGGGGCGTAATGCGGTCGATAGAAGTATAATAAATATATGATTTGTTCAACATTAGGCAAACCATTGATATTATTAGATTTACAATAAGATAATTCAAAAATTCCAAGTTGAACACTCATCAGTAAAATATTTTTTTCATTATTAATATTATAAATTTCATTTTTGTTCAACCTCAAACGTATCTTTAACAAAAAATTGGTTATGATATTAATATGATAAAATTTTATATTGTACAACATTTTCAAAGTGGAGCGATTCTATGATTGTAGTAAAAGAAAGAAAATACAGTAATGAAATATATTTCGAGACTGAAGTCTATGAAGACAATAATCTTATCTGCACCAATTCCATTAATTATAAATCGGTTATTCGAGAAACAAATGAAATAACCTATTTGCTTCTTTATACACCTCAGATGGAACCTGTTTCTGAAGTATTTGGTTTCTTAAATTCAAATAAAATCAATCAATCTATTAATTCAAGAATTAAGTCGTTACAAGCCTTAAAACTACTATACTGTTATCAAAGTATCATTTCGAAAGAATTGAAAGATTTTGACACCTCAGATATAAACGGATTAAAAATCTTCTTGAAAGGCCTCTCTCCTAAAGGTAGTTTTATTAAATTTGAATTAACTACTTCAAGAAATAATGAAACAGTTAATGGATATTTATCTGTTTATAGACAGTTTTTAGAGTATCTTGATTTCGAAAATAAAGCTTTATTTCAAAAAAGTAATCGTAAAACATTAGTCTCTCTTCCTGATTGGGAAGTCGACTATTCTGTCAATAAATTTCAGTCCAATGAAAGAATTCCAAGAAAGATGGTAGAAGTTCCAAGATATATCTCGGTCGAGGAGTTTCAAAAAATCATCGCTGAAATACGATCTAATTATGGAAAAAAAGAAGAAATTATTGTCCGTTTAATGTATCAATGTGGTTGTCGAATCGGTGAAGTTTTAGGCGCTACTGGGGATGACTTTGTTGTTGAAAAAATCAAAGATGAGTATGTTACTACTTTTTATATCCGCAATCGTTTTTCAGATAAAAAATTTCAATTAGCGAAAACATGTATGAAGATTGTTGATAAAAAACAGTATCATTTAAAAGATTACAAGTCACCTGGGTATGGTTATCAAAAAGTGATTATCCCTGAAGATCTTTATGATCTTATCAATGAATACATTGAAGAAGCACATTCAATGGCAAGAGAATTGAAATATGATAATTATTACAAAAACACAATTGCAGATCGAGTATCTTCATCTGATGATTATGAGGATGAGAACTATTATGTCTTTATCAACTCTCAAGGAAGACCCCTTTCGCAAACTCTATGGAACAATACTCTGAGAAAAATTTGTACCACTGTCGGGATTGAATTGGATAAAGATACTAAAGAGCATAACCTAAACCATAGATTTCGGCATGGATTCGCTATGTTTAATGTCCAATATCTCAATTGTAAAGCATTAGAATTAAAGGAAAGAATGCGCCATAGCAATCTTTTATCTGTAAGTCGATATTTCCGCCCTACTCTTTCTGATCAAATTCAAATTAAAACTGATTTCGCCCATAGCTTGTATGAAGTCATCCCAGAATTAAAACTAAAGGAGTGAGTTGAATGACAACCATGTATGAAAATTTAAACGCTGATGTATTTTTAGATTACAATACCTATGAAGTAGTTCAGTTATTCTGTCACTATCTATACAATACATCAGGATACTACTCATCTAAGGCATCT is a window from the Turicibacter bilis genome containing:
- a CDS encoding ABC transporter ATP-binding protein, giving the protein MEAVLSVQSINKHYPGFALENVSFSLAPNRIMGLIGKNGAGKSTTLKAILNMVSPESGNVTMFQKNFYQYEKECKQRIGVVFGGIDFYPLKKLSTITAVTQKFYTDWDEEQYQKYIKRFALNESKKFKELSNGMKVKYLLALALSHHAELLILDEPTSGLDPVSREELLHIFRQIVKNEKCSILFSTHITSDLDRCTDDITYIQNGRVLQSADKDTFLRSFEHLKTPDDSGPLTLEEIMLRTERSEWDDDITV
- a CDS encoding ABC-2 transporter permease, whose translation is MTLLYKEMRLVAHPTSIVFAFLGCLVLVPSYPYSVIFMFGCLAPYITFLNARETNDVWYTAVLPVTKRESVLGKCLLVVFFQLFQLLFSIPFALLRNTMNIANNPVGLDATVAWYGFGFILYAVFDLVFLTAFYKSGYKVGKSFILAAIPMVFLMVAIEATSYIPALVWMDSYQPEHLLIQLPILIVGIVCYGVFVPLAYRISAKRFEKVDL
- a CDS encoding recombinase family protein; translated protein: MAQRKVTAIPATITKYTAVPIGSKRKRRVAGYARVSTDHEDQVTSYEAQVDYYTNYIKGRDDWEFVAIYTDEGISATNTKRREGFKAMVADALAGKIDLIVTKSVSRFARNTVDSLTTVRTLKEKGVEIYFEKENIWTLDAKGELLITIMSSLAQEESRSISENTTWGQRKRFADGKASVAYKRFLGYDRGPNGGFVVNQEQAKTVKLIYKLFLDGLTCHAIAKELTERKLPTPGGKAVWSQSTVRSILTNEKYKGDALLQKEFTVDFLQKKTKKNEGEVPQYYVEGNHEAIIDPATFDYVQAEMARRMKDKHRYSGVSMFSSKIKCGECGCWYGSKVWHSTDKYRRVIYQCNHKYKGGKTCGTPHVTEKQVKGAFVRATNILLSERDELTANTRMVIVMLCDSTELEKRQAELKEELEVVVGLVERCVAENARTALDQDEYTERYNGLVSRYETVKTRFDEVTQAIADKADRKKLLEQFLHTVETQEPVTQFDERLWSSLVDFVTVYSEKDIRVTFKDGTEIQV
- a CDS encoding recombinase family protein; its protein translation is MPNLRKIEAAVPAIREKKKVAAYARVSMQSERMLHSLSAQVSYYSGLIQKNPDWEYAGVYADDFISGTNTVKRDEFKRMLADCEAGKIDIILTKSISRFARNTVDLLETVRHLKDLGVEVQFEKERIRSMDGDGELMLTILASFAQEESRSISDNVKWGIRKRMQNGIPNGHFRIYGYRWEGDELVIVPEEAEVVKRIFRNFLDGKSRLETERELAAEGITTRDGCRWVDSNIKVVLTNVTYTGNLLLQKEFISDPISKQRKKNRGELPQYYVEDTHPAIIDKATFDFVQEEMARRRELGALANKSLNTSCFTGKIKCPYCGQSYMHNKRTDRGDMEFWNCGSKKKKKKGTGCPVGGTINHKNMVKVCTEVLGLDEFDEAIFLEKVDHIDVPERYTLEFHMADGNVVTKDCLNTGHRDCWTPERRAEVSMKRRKNGTNPIGASCFTGKIKCVSCGCNFRKATRNCKDGSKVSHWRCAEHNGCDSPSLREDLLEQMAAEVLGLDAFDAAAFREKIDRVEVLSSSELRFCFKDGRTVSRNWQPPERVGRPWTEEQRAKFKESIKGAYTPERRRQMSEHMKQLRKERGDKWRREK
- a CDS encoding SHOCT domain-containing protein encodes the protein MSKEQMRQEKLYQATMSMVRKMLAEGLITEEEYRQIDTMFLAKYRPLFGTLFSEIC
- a CDS encoding sigma factor-like helix-turn-helix DNA-binding protein, giving the protein MTNEQRMIVSSLRAQGMGYGAIARKVGISENTVKSFCRRNAQKEDKPVTGADEHQCLCCGTPVAQNAGRKEKKFCSDKCRNKWWNAHLDKVDRRVIREVTCAGCGKTFSVYGQAARKYCSHACYIRHRFGGGADE
- a CDS encoding N-acetylmuramoyl-L-alanine amidase, encoding MLNKSYIYYTSIDRITPHCVVGQCSVETLGNIFLPTSRQASCNYGIGVDGRVGMYVEEKNRSWCSSSSANDQRAVTIECASDTTEPYAFKDVVYQTLIKLCVDICKRNGKKKLLWLGDKDKTLSYEPKSDEMVLTVHRWFANKSCPGSWMYARMGDLAAKVTAQLGGGASEGTETEYPEKLTEGYYRVRKAWSDSKSQKGAYKILSNAKKCADANPGYSVFDNNGVNIYTPNTSTQTAPDVPFTVKVSISDLNIRKGPGTDYAKTGKFTGKGVFTIVEVQSGQGSSAGWGRLKSGAGWISLDYAVKTE
- a CDS encoding tyrosine-type recombinase/integrase, whose translation is MIVVKERKYSNEIYFETEVYEDNNLICTNSINYKSVIRETNEITYLLLYTPQMEPVSEVFGFLNSNKINQSINSRIKSLQALKLLYCYQSIISKELKDFDTSDINGLKIFLKGLSPKGSFIKFELTTSRNNETVNGYLSVYRQFLEYLDFENKALFQKSNRKTLVSLPDWEVDYSVNKFQSNERIPRKMVEVPRYISVEEFQKIIAEIRSNYGKKEEIIVRLMYQCGCRIGEVLGATGDDFVVEKIKDEYVTTFYIRNRFSDKKFQLAKTCMKIVDKKQYHLKDYKSPGYGYQKVIIPEDLYDLINEYIEEAHSMARELKYDNYYKNTIADRVSSSDDYEDENYYVFINSQGRPLSQTLWNNTLRKICTTVGIELDKDTKEHNLNHRFRHGFAMFNVQYLNCKALELKERMRHSNLLSVSRYFRPTLSDQIQIKTDFAHSLYEVIPELKLKE